GGACGCTGTCGATGCGGATGAATCCCGGACGGCCCTGCGGCGCCGGCGCCTTGCGCACGCCGATGGTCACGGCCGAGGTCGGCCGGGTCTTGGTCGTGACGACGCGCTGCGCGCGATAGCGATCCGTGGCGCGCAGGTTGTAGAGGTGCGCCACCGAGATCGACCCCAGGCGCACGAAGCGCGCATCGCCGAACACGTCGCGCTGGCGCCGCAGCATGCAGACCGTGGCCGGTCCGGAGAGCGTCCCGGTCGCGCGGTCGACCTCGGCCAGCAGTGCGATGTCGGCGGCCGTATAACGGCGTGCGAAGGCGTGCTCCGGCGCGCGGTATTGCTTGACCAGCGGCTTGCCCGCCACCGCCCGGGACACCAAGCGCGTGACCTGCGCGCGGCTGTAGCCGCTCAAGCGCTGGAGGTACGCCAGTACCGTGCCCCGATCCGGCCGCGAGAGATGCCGATAGCCAAACCGCTTCAACACCGATTCGACCCAGGCGTAGCGCCCGGCGTCGTCCTCGGGCCGCTCGAATTGCAGCGCCTCCGTACCATCGAGCACCTGCCGCACCTGCTCCAGGGTACGGACCTGCGTTTCGTTCATGTCGATCACCATGCCCTCGATGATCGACGCGCCTCCCGGGGGCGACGGCCCCTCAGCCGGCCAACCGCCTCCTACAGAACCCCTCCAGGCTCATACCTCGCTGGAATCACGGACCCCGCTCCAGGCTCACACCTCGTTGGAAAAGACTGCGGCTTGCACATTTTCCGAAAGTCGGATTACAATCGCGGGCTCGCTTGGGAAATCCAGCGACCAATTTCTCCCCGGACGGGACCAAGACTGACCGCCGTACCCGGAACCGCGTTGCGCGGCCTGGTGTCGGCGGGAAAAGTTGGGACAAAAAATGATCCAAATGCAGACGATGCTCGACGTCGCCGACAACACCGGCGCACGAGCGGTGATGTGTATCAAGGTGCTCGGCGGCTCGAAGCGCCGCTACGCGAATATCGGCGACGTCATCAAGGTCACGGTGAAGGATGCCGCGCCGCGTGGCCGCGTCAAGAAGGGCGAGGTCTACAGCGCCGTCGTGGTACGGACGGCCAGCGGGCTGCGCCGGGGCGACGGTTCGGCGATCAAGTTCGACAAGAATGCCGCCGTCTTGCTCAATAACAAGCTCGAGCCGATCGGGACCCGGATTTTCGGGCCGGTGACGCGGGAGCTGCGGACCGAGCGGTTCATGAAGATCGTCTCGCTCGCCCCCGAAGTGCTGTAAGGAGTGTTCGGATGCAACGCATTCGCAAAGGTGACGAAGTCGTCGTGATCGCGGGCCGGGACAAGGGCAAGCGGGGCACGGTGGTCGAGCGCGTGGACGCGACCCATGTCCGCGTCGAGGGCGTGAACGTGGTGAAGAAGCATGTCCGCCCGAACCCGATGAAGGGAACCAATGGCGGCATCTCCGAGCAGACGATGCCGATCGACCAGTCCAATGTCATGGTCTACAACCCCGCCACCGGCAAGGGCGAGCGGGTCGGAATCGAGGTCGTCGACGGTCGGAAGCGGCGCGTGTTCAAGCGCAGCGGACAGCCGGTCGGCGCCGCGAGCTAAGGTCCGGAGGAAGAAAGCATGACCCGTTTGCAGGACCAATATCGCGAGACCGTCGTGCCCGAGCTGATGAAGCAATTCGGCTACAAGACTGTGATGCAGGCGCCGCGGATCACCAAGATCACGCTCAACATGGGCGTCGGCGAGGCGGTCAACGACAAGAAGAACATCGATGCCGCGGTCGCCGACATGACCCGCATCGCGGGGCAGAAGCCCGTCGTCACCAAGACCCGCAAGGCCATCGCCAACTTCAAGGTGCGCGAAGGCCTGCCGATCGGCTGCATGGTGACGCTGCGCGGCGAGCGGATGTACGAATTCCTGGATCGCCTGATCACGGTCGCGTTCCCCCGCATGCGGGATTTTCGCGGCGTTTCCGGGCGCGCGTTCGATGGCCGCGGCAATTACAGCATCGGCCTGAAAGAGCAGATCATTTTCCCCGAGATCGAATACGACAAGATCGACAAGCTTCGGGGAATGAACATTTGCATCACGACGACGGCGAAGACCGACGAAGAGGCCAAGGCGCTTCTCGCGGGATTCCGCTTCCCGTTCCGCAATTGAGCGAGGTGTACGGTGGCAAAGCTATCCCTCATGAATCGTGAAGCCAAGCGCGCTGCCTTGGTCAAGAAGTATGCGGCCAAGCGCGCTGCGCTGAAGGCGGCGTTCTGCGATCAGACGCTATCGATGGAAGATCGTCTGCAGGCGCAGCAGCAGCTGCAGGCCATTCCGCGGAATGCCAGCCCGACGCGCCTGCGCAACCGCTGCAACCTGACCGGCCGTCCGCGCGGCAATTTCCGCAAGTTCGGGCTCGGTCGCAGCAAGCTGCGCGAGGCCGCGATGCGTGGCGACATCCCCGGCCTGATCAAGGCGAGCTGGTAAGGCAAGGACCCAATCCATGAGCATGAGCGATCCCATTTCCGACATGCTGACGCGCATTCGCAATGCGCAGCGTGTCGAGAAGAACGAAGTGACGATGCCGTCCTCGAAGCTGAAGGTGGCCATCGCCGAAGTGTTGCGCGATGAAGGCTACATCGACGGTTTCCGGGTTGTCGGCGAGCCCGGCAACGCGCACCTCGAGCTGCGCATCGGCCTGAAGTACTACGCCGGGCGCCCGGTGATCGAGCTTCTGGAGCGCGTGTCCCGTCCGGGACTGCGCATCTACCGCGGCCGCGACGATCTGCCGCAGGTCATGAACGGCCTGGGCGTGGCGATCGTTTCGACCCCGCGCGGCGTCATGACCGACCGCAAGGCCCGCAATCAGGGCGTTGGCGGCGAAGTCCTCTGCTACGTCGCCTGATCGGGAGAGTACGGCATGTCACGTGTTGCACGCATTCCGGTTTCGCTCGAAAAAGGCGTCGAGATCCAGATCGGCGAGAGCGAGATCACCGTCAAGGGCCCCCAGGGAACCTTGCGCCAGGCTGCCAACGGCCTGGTCCAGGTCAAGGTTGACGGGGGAGAGATCCATTTTGCTGCGGCCGACGAGTCGCGCGAAGCCAAAGCCATGAGCGGCACCATGCGCGCCCTGGTGGCGGCGATGGTGCACGGCGTCAGCAAGGGGTTCGAGCGCCGCCTGACGCTGGTCGGCGTCGGATACCGCGCGCAGGCCCAGGGCGACAAGCTCAACCTGTCGCTGGGGTTCTCGCACCCGGTCGAGCATCACATGCCGGCGGGGATCAAGGTGGAAACGCCGACCCAGACCGAGATCGTCATCAAGGGGGCCGACAAGCAGCGCGTCGGCCAGGTGGCCGCGGAAATCCGCGCATACCGTCCGCCGGAGCCGTACAAGGGCAAGGGTGTCCGCTATGCGAACGAGACCGTGGTCTTGAAAGAAACGAAGAAGAAGTAATTTCGCCGGGTTCAGGTCATGATCAGCAAAAAGCAATCGCGTATTCGCCGGGCGCGCGCGACGCGCGCACGGATCGCGCTTCAGCGCGCCAGCCGGCTCACGGTGCACCGCACGAATCTCCACATCTATGCCGCCGTGATTTCTCCGGAGGGCGACAAGGTGCTGGTGTCGGCTTCGACGCTGGAGCCGGAAGTGCGCAACGAACTGTCCGGAGCGAAGGGACATGGCGGCAATGTCGCCGCAGCGCGTCTGATCGGTGCGCGGATCGCGCGCAAGGCTGCCGCGGCCGGCATCGAGCAGGTCGCGTTCGACCGTTCCGGATTTCGCTATCACGGTCGCGTCAAGGCCCTGGCCGATGCGGCGCGCGAAGCCGGACTGAAGATCTAAAGGAAATCTACGATGGCACGGATTCAGGCCAAGAACCTCGGCGAGGCCCGCGATGACGGGATGCGCGAGAAGATGATCGCGGTCAACCGCGTGACCAAGGTCGTCAAGGGCGGACGGATTCTCGCGTTCGCGGCCCTGACGGTGGTCGGCGACGGCGACGGGCGGGTCGGGATGGGCAAGGGCAAGGCGCGGGAAGTGCCGGTTGCCGTGCAGAAGGCGATGGAGCGCGCACGCCGCGGCATGAATCGCGTCCCCCTCCGGAAGGGCACCTTGCACCACACCGTCGAGGCTCGCCACGGCGCCTCGCGGGTGATGCTGGCGCCGGCGCCCGAAGGTACCGGCGTGATCGCAGGTGGCCCGCTGCGCGCGATCTTCGACGTGATGGGCGTGCACAACGTCGTCGCGAAGGCGCATGGTTCGACCAATCCGTACAACATGGTCCGGGCGACCCTCAAGGCGCTCGACAAGTTGCGTACTCCCGCCGAAATTGCGGCCAAGCGCGGCAAGACGGTGGAAGAGATTCTGGGCTGAGGGCGGCGATGACGGAAAAAGCGGACGGCAAGACGGTCAAGGTGACGCTGGTGCGCAGCGTTGCCGGAACCAAGACGGACCACCGCGCCACGGTGCGCGGCCTTGGTCTCGGGCGCCTGAACAGCTCGCGCGTGCTCGAAGACACGCCCGCGGTTCGGGGCATGATCAACAAGGTTTCCTACCTGGTCAAGGTGGGTTGAGGAACGCTCATGCGCTTGAATTCCATCAAACCGGCGGCCGGCTCCAAGAAGGTTCGGCATCGCGTCGGGCGGGGCATCGGCAGCGGCTGGGGAAAGACCGCGGGCCGCGGTCACAAGGGTCAGAAGTCCCGTGCGGGCGGATTCCATAAGGTCGGCTTCGAGGGCGGCCAGATGCCGCTGCACCGGCGTCTTCCCAAGCGCGGCTTCACGTCGCTGCAGCGCCGGTACATCGAGACCATCCGTCTGACCGTCATCCAGGGCCTGGATGCGCAGGAAATCGACCTGCTGACGCTGAAGAGCGCCGGTATCGTGTCGGTTCTGGCGCAGGGTGCGCGGATCGTCAACACCGGAACCATCGACCGTGCGGTGAAGGTCCGCGGCCTTGGCGTGAGCGCCGGCGCCCGTGCGGCCATCGAGGCGGCTGGCGGCTCGGTCGAGCCGGTCGGCGCGGCCTGACGGCGGCACCAGAGAAAGGCGGATTCGTGAACCGACCCGGGAATGCAGCGGTCAGCGGGGGAAAATATGCCGATCTACAGCGTCGGCTGGTATTTCTCCTGCTCGCGCTCGTCGTGTACCGGATCGGCACGCACATCCCGGTCCCGCTGATCGATCCGGACCAGTTCCGGCGTGCCTTCCAGTCGCAGCAGGGCGGGATTCTCGGCCTGATGAACATGTTCTCGGGCGGCGCGCTGGCGCGGTTCTCGATCTTCTCGATCGGGATCATGCCGTACATCTCGGCGTCGATCATTCTGCAGATGCTTGCCTACGTCATGCCTTCCCTCGAGGCGTTGCGCAAGGAAGGCGAGTCGGGCCGGCGCAAGATCACGCAGTACACGCGCTACGCCACGGTCGGTCTCGCCGCCGTGCAGTCCTATATGGCGATCGTCGCGATCGGGTCGGTGCCGCATCTGGTCATCGTTCCCGGTTTCCTGTTCCGGTTTCTCGGCACGGTGTCGCTGGTGACGGGCAGCATGTTCCTGATGTGGCTGGGCGAGCAGATCACCGAGCGCGGCCTGGGCAACGGCATCTCGATCATCATTTTTTCGGGCATCGTCGCGGGGCTGCCGGGGGCGATCGGCCGCCTGTTCGAACTCGTTTCCAGCGGCGCGCTCGGTTATCTCTCGTTCTTTGCCATCGCCGCGCTGATCGTCGTCGTGACCGGGTTCGTGGTCTACGTCGAACGGGGTCAGCGGCGGATTCTCGTCAACTACGCCAAGCGGCAGGTCGGGAACCGGGTCTACGGCGGCCAGAGCTCCTATCTGCCCCTCAAGCTCAACATGTCCGGGGTGATCCCGCCGATCTTCGCATCGTCGATCGTGTTGTTTCCGGCGACGATCGCTGGGTGGTTTTCGGCGGGACACGGGATGCGCTGGATTCGCGACCTGGCTGCGACGCTGCAGCACGGCCAGCCCCTGTACCTGATTCTGTACGCGTCCCTGATCGTGTTCTTCTGCTTCTTCTACACCGCGTTGGTGTTCAATACGAAGGAGCAGGCGGACAACCTCAAGAAGAGCGGCGCCTTCGTGCCCGGCATCCGCCCTGGCGACCAGACGGCCCGTTTCATCGACAAGATTCTGCTGCGCCTCACGCTGGCGGGAGCCATCTACATCACCCTGGTGTGTCTGGTGCCGGAATTTCTGTATCTGCGCTGGAGCGTGCCGTTCTACTTCGGCGGCACCTCGCTGCTCATCGTGGTGGTGGTGACGATGGACTTCATGGCCCAGGTGCAGGCGTATTTGATGACGCACCAATATGATTCGCTGCTCAAGAAGGCGAATTTCCGAGGTGCGCCCGGGTTGATGCGGTGAAGGTATGGCGCGCGACGACGTGATCCAGATGCAGGGGGAGATTCTCGAAAATCTTCCCAATGCCACGTTCCGCGTGAAGCTCGAGAACAACCATGTAGTTCTGGGGCACATTTCCGGCAAGATGCGGATGCATTACATCCGCATTCTTCCGGGTGACAAGGTGACGGTGGAATTGACGCCGTACGACCTTTCGCGGGCAAGGATCGTCTTTCGGGCGAAATAGACACGCCGGAGCGTCCCGTTCGGGACGCGTGCCGGGGGTGAGGGAACAGGAGTACGACATGAAAGTCATGGCATCGGTAAAGAAGATGTGCCGCAAGTGCAAGGTGATCCGCCGCAAGCGCGTGGTGCGGGTGATCTGCTCGGACCCGCGCCACAAGCAGCGTCAGGGCTAAGAATGGAATCCTTCGGGACTTTGAGAAAGTGAACTAAGCAATGGCACGGATAGCCGGAATCAATATTCCCCCGCATCAGCATGCCGAGATCGGCCTGACGGCGATCTACGGCATCGGGCGCGCGCGGGCGCGCGCCATCCTGGATGCCGTGAAAGTTCCGTATGACCGGAAGGTCAAGGAGCTGACCGATGCGGAAGTCGAACGTATCCGGGAAGCGGTCGGCCGCTTCACCGTCGAAGGCGATCTTCGCCGCGAAATCCAGCTCTCGATCAAGCGGTTGATCGACCTTGGCTGCTATCGCGGCATGCGGCACCGCCGCGGCCTGCCGGTGCGGGGCCAGCGTACCCGTACCAACGCCCGTACCCGCAAGGGTCCGCGCAAGGCCGGCGTCGCACTCAAGAAAGGATCCTAAGCATGGCAACGCGTAATCCGAGCCAGCAGCAGGCCGCGCAACGCGCGCGGAAGAAGGTCAAGAAGAACATCGCCGAGGGTATCGCCCACGTGCATGCGTCCTTCAACAACACCATCATCACGATCACCGATCGCCAGGGCAACGCCCTTTCCTGGGCAACCAGCGGCGGGGCGGGATTCAAGGGTTCGCGCAAGTCGACTCCGTTCGCGGCGCAGGTTGCTGCCGAGACGGCCGGCCGCGCGGCGCTCGAATGCGGCGTGAAGAACCTCGAGGTGCGGATCAAGGGCCCCGGCCCCGGACGCGAATCCTCGGTTCGCGCGCTCAATGCTTGCGGGTTTCGCATCACGTCCATCCAGGACATCACGCCCGTTCCGCACAACGGCTGCCGCGCGCCCAAGCGCCGGCGCGTCTGAGAAGGCGGAGCCGACTGGTGGAATACGGAACCGATAACCTGATCGCCGCGGCATGTGCCGGCGATCTTTGCTGAGCAGGAAGAGAACATGGCTCGCTACACGGGAGCAAAACTCAAGCTATCGCGCCGGGAAGGCACCGACCTGTTTCTGAAGAGCGCACGTCGCGCGCTCGACACGAAGTGCAAGGCCGACAGCAAGCCCGGGCAGCATGGCCGGACGTCGGGTGCTCGACTGTCGGACTACGGTACCCAGCTTCGCGAGAAGCAGAAGGTCAAGCGCACCTACGGCGTGCTGGAGCGGCAGTTCCGCCGCTATTTCGCCGAGGCCGAGCGCCGCAAGGGCAACACGGGTGAGAACCTGATCGCCCTGCTCGAGTCGCGCCTGGACAACGTCGTCTACCGCATGGGCTTCGGCTCGACCCGCGCCGAGGCCCGGCAGCTGGTCTCGCATTGCGCGGTCGAAGTCAACGGCAAGGTGACGAACATCTCGTCGATGCTGCTGCGTGCCGGCGATCAGATCACGATCCGCGAACGGTCCCGCAAGCAGACGCGCATCCAGGACGCCCTCGGTCTCGCCGCCCAGAGCGGATTCCCGTCCTGGGTCGAAGTCGACGCGCAGAAGATGACCGGAAAGTTCAAGGCGGTTCCGGATCGCGGCGACGTCGCGCAGGACATCAACGAGTCGCTGGTCGTCGAGTTGTATTCCCGGTAATGCAGGGGCGGCGCCGGCGTGAAGCGGGAGCCGGCGCTGCATCGTGCGATGCAGCCCGATTCCCGCGACCATCCACCAGCCTTATCGGTGTAACGAGCCGAGGGTATTGAAAGGGATTGTGTCAGCATGAATGCCACAGGATTGTTGAAGCCGCGCTCCATCGAAGTCGAATCGATGGGGCCCAACGCCGCCGTCGTGACGATGGAGCCGTTCGAGCGCGGATATGGCCATACGCTGGGAAATGCGCTCCGGCGCATCATCCTGTCGTCGATGGTCGGCTATGCCCCTACCGAAGTGCAGATCGAGGGCGTCGTACATGAGTACTCGACCATCGACGGTGTGCGCGAGGACGTCGTCGACATCCTGCTCAACCTCAAGGGCATCGTGTTCAAGCTGCACAACCGCGACGAGGTGACCCTGAACCTCCGCAAGGAAGGCGAAGGGACGGTTACGGCGGGCGACATCGAACTGCCCCACGACGTCGAGGTGATCAACCCCGACCACGTGATCGCGCACCTTTCGGCCGCCGGCAAGCTTGCCATGCAGGTCAAGGTGGAAAAGGGCCGCGGCTACGTTCCCGGGAACGTCCGGGCATTCCGCGACGACCATTCCGCGACCATCGGCCGGATCGTTCTGGACGCATCGTTCTCGCCCGTTCGCCGGGTGAGCTACACCGTCGAGAGCGCGCGGGTCGAGCAGCGTACCGACCTGGACAAACTCGTGATGACGATCGAAACCAACGGCGCGATCGCGCCCGAGGAGACGGTTCGGCAATCCGCGCGCATCCTGGTCGAGCAGCTTTCGGTCTTCGCGGCGCTGGAAGGCGTCGGCGAACCGGCCCACGCGCAGCGTGCGAAGGTCGACGTCGACCCGATGCTGCTCCGCCCGGTCGACGATCTGGAGCTGACCGTGCGTTCGGCGAACTGCCTCAAGGCGGAGAACATCTATTACATCGGCGACCTGATCCAGCGTACCGAGAACGAGCTGCTCAAGACCCCGAACCTGGGCCGGAAGTCGCTCAACGAGATCAAGGAAGTGCTCGCGACGCGAGGCCTCACCCTCGGCATGAAGCTGGAGAACTGGCCGCCGGTCGGGCTCGAGAAGTAAACAACTGTCAGAAAAGAGAAGGAAATCCCATGCGCCACGGACACGGACTGCGAAAACTCAATCGCACCAGCAGCCACCGCTTGGCAATGCTGCGCAACATGTCCAACTCGCTGTTGCGTCACGAGGCCATCAAGACGACGCTTCCCAAGGCCAAGGAATTGCGCCGCGTCGTGGAACCGCTGATCACGCTTGCGAAGGAGCCGACGGTGGCCAACCGCCGCCTGGCGTTCGACCGCCTGCGCGACCGCGAGATGGTCGTCAAGCTGTTCGGCGAGCTCGGCCCCCGGTACAAGACCCGGCCGGGCGGTTATCTTCGCATTCTCAAGTTCGGGTTCCGCAACGGCGACAATGCGCCGATGGCGTACGTCGAACTGGTCGACCGGCCTGCGCCGGCCGAGGCGGCGGAAGGCACCCCGCAGCAGTAAGGTCCCACACCCGCTGCCGCAACGCGGCGGCGGGTGGTGCGGCTCCCCGGGGGAGTTCGGACATTCCGCTCGCCCCCCCCCGCCGCTCTCGGTGGAGGCCGGACGCATTGGCCCCGATACCGCGGCAATCTTCGTTGCCACCGCTCGGCGTCACGGGTTTGTAATCGCGCCGCCATATAGTCCCGCCCGATGCAAGGGCGCAGCGGTCATTTCCCAATCGACGAGCAGCGATCCGGCGGCAGCCAACGCCGCTATCGCGCGATTTTTCTCTCGGACATTCACCTCGGTACGCCTGGGTGCAAGGCCGAGCACCTTCTCGACTTCCTGCGTCACAACGAGTCGGATCGGATCTACCTGGTCGGCGACATCATCGACGGCTGGGCGCTGCGGTCGCGCTTCCATTGGCCGCAGGCGCATAACGACGTCGTGCAGAAAATCCTGCGCAAGGCCCGGAAGGGCACCTCCGTCGTCTACATCCCCGGCAACCACGACGAGGTCGCGCGCCAGTTCTGCGGCCTGAAGTTCGGCGAGGTCTCGATCTGCGCCGAAGCCGAACACCGGCTCCTCGATGGCCGGACGCTCTGGGTAACGCATGGCGACGTCGCCGACGGCGTGATTCGCCACGCAAAATGGCTGGCTCACGTCGGCGACGCCCTCTACGACTGGCTGCTGTGGCTCAACCGCCATTTCAACAACCTGCGGGCGCGCCTGGGCTTCGGGTACTGGTCTCTTTCGCAATTCCTGAAATACAAGGTCAAGAATGCGGTGAGCTTCATCAGCGATTTCGAGCATGTCCTGATTCGCGAAGCCCGCAAGCGGGGATACGACGGCGTGGTCTGCGGCCACATCCACCATGCCCAGATCCGGGAGGTCGACGGGGCGCTCTACGTCAACGACGGCGACTGGGTCGAGAGCCTGACTGCGCTCGTCGAGACGCTGGATGGGCGCCTGGAGATCGTCGAGTGGAAGGAGATCCTGGTGCCCAATCCCCCCTCCCCGCACTGGAGTCGGGACGACGAGACGGACGAGCCGGAGGTTTCCGTGGCGGTGATGGAGGCGTACAACCCATGAAGTTCGTGACGGTGACCGACGCCTGGCACCCCCAGGTCAACGGCGTGGTGCGAACGATCGAAGCGACGAACCGCGAGCTGCTGCGGGCGGGGCATGTCGCCGAAGTGATCGCTCCCTCCGATTTCCGGACGATTCCCTGCCCCGGGTATCCGGAAATCCGCCTTGCCGTACTGCCCTATCGAACGTTATTGCGCGCGCTCCGGCGCGCCAGCCCGGACGCGGTGCACATCGCCACCGAAGGCCCGCTCGGCGTCGCGGCGCGCCGGGTATGCCTGCGCCATCGGATTCCCTTCACGACCGCGTACCACACCCGGTTTCCGCAATATCTGAAGGCGATGTACGGCATCCCGGAGCGGTGGGTGTACCGCTTTCTCCGCTGGTTCCATGGGCCCGCCCGCCATCTCCTGACCCCCACTCCGCACGTCGAACGCGAGCTGGCAGACTGGGGCATGACCAACGTCGCGCGCTGGACGCGCGGCGTTGACCTCGACGTGTTCCGTCCGTCGGATGTCCCGTTCCCGGGCGTGCACGGCCTGCCGGGCCCGCGGTTCCTCTACGTCGGCCGGGTGTCCGTGGAGAAGAACATCGACGCCTTCCTGGAACTGGATCTGCCGGGGACGCGGATCGTTGCCGGCGTGGGACCGGAACTCGACCTGCTCAAGCGCCGGTACCCCGATGTCTGCTTCGTCGGCGTGCTTCCGCGCGAGGAACTGGCACAGCTCTACTCCAGCGTCGACGCCTTCGTGTTCCCGAGCCGGACCGACACGTTCGGCCTGGTCATGCTCGAGGCCCTTGCCTGCGGGACGCCGGTCGCCGCATATCCGGTGCAGGGTCCGCTCGACGTCGTGGGCGGTTCGAACGTCGCCGTGCTCGATGAGGATTTGCGCAAGGCGGCGCTGGCGGCGTCGCGGATCGAGCGCAGCGCCTGCCGGGCGTACGCAGAGCGGTTTTCGTGGGCAGCGGCTACGGAACAGTTCATCCGTCTGCATTCGCCCGAGCCTGCCCCGAGCGTGCGCGACGACGGCCTTCCGTCCGACCGGGTCGCCTGCGAAGGCGGAAACGGTTGAGGAAACGCGGACGCGAAAGGGGCTCGGCCTGGCCGATGCGGACCGGCTATGCCGTTTCCCGCAGCCAGCGGGCCGCCTGCAGGGCGAAGTAGGTGAGGATGCCGTCCGCGCCGGCGCGCTTGAAGCCGAGCAGGGACTCCAGCACAACCGCGCGCTCGTTGAGCCAACCGTTCGCCGCCGCGGCCTTGAGCATGGCGTATTCGCCGCTCACCTGATAGGCGAAGGTCGGCACGCCGAACGTGTCCTTGACGCGCCGGACGATGTCCAGATAGGGCATGCCGGGCTTGACCATGACCATGTCCGCACCCTCCTGCAGATCGAGGGAGACCTCCCGCAGCGCTTCGTCGCTGTTGCCGGGATCCATCTGATAGACGGCCTTGTTGGACTTGCCGAGGTTGGCGCTCGAGCCCACGGCGTCGCGAAACGGCCCATAGAAGGCGCTGGCGTATTTCGCGGCATACGCCATGATGCGGGTGTGGATGCAGCCGGCGTCCTCGAGCACCGACCGGATCACGCCGATCCGTCCGTCCATCATGTCGCTCGGCGCGACGATGTCCGCGCCGGCCTGCGCATGCACCAGGGCCTGCCCCTTGAGCACTTCGACGGTCTCGTCATTGAGGACGTAGCCGGTGTCGTCGATCAGACCGTCCTGTCCGTGGGTGGTGTAGGGATCGAGGGCGACGTCGGTCAGGATGCCGAGTTCCGGGAACCGGTCCTTGAGGGCCCGTACCGCGCGCGGCATCAGGCCGCCGGGGTTGAGCGCCTCGCGCCCGTCGGGCGTCTTCTGTTCGGCGCCGATGACCGGGAAGAGCGCCAGAACCGGAACGCCCAGGCGCAGGCACTCTTCGGCCGCAGCGAACAGGGGCGAAAAACCCAATCGCTCGACCCCGGGCATCGAGGCAACCGCCTCCGTCCGGTCCGGATGGTCGTGCACGAACACCGGATAGATCAGGTCATCCGGATGCACCCGGTTTTCGCGCATCATGCGCCGGGAAAAGTCGTCGTGCCGCATAC
This genomic window from Burkholderiales bacterium GJ-E10 contains:
- a CDS encoding 50S ribosomal protein L14: MQTMLDVADNTGARAVMCIKVLGGSKRRYANIGDVIKVTVKDAAPRGRVKKGEVYSAVVVRTASGLRRGDGSAIKFDKNAAVLLNNKLEPIGTRIFGPVTRELRTERFMKIVSLAPEVL
- a CDS encoding 30S ribosomal protein S13 gives rise to the protein MARIAGINIPPHQHAEIGLTAIYGIGRARARAILDAVKVPYDRKVKELTDAEVERIREAVGRFTVEGDLRREIQLSIKRLIDLGCYRGMRHRRGLPVRGQRTRTNARTRKGPRKAGVALKKGS
- a CDS encoding 50S ribosomal protein L24 — encoded protein: MQRIRKGDEVVVIAGRDKGKRGTVVERVDATHVRVEGVNVVKKHVRPNPMKGTNGGISEQTMPIDQSNVMVYNPATGKGERVGIEVVDGRKRRVFKRSGQPVGAAS
- a CDS encoding 30S ribosomal protein S11, which gives rise to MATRNPSQQQAAQRARKKVKKNIAEGIAHVHASFNNTIITITDRQGNALSWATSGGAGFKGSRKSTPFAAQVAAETAGRAALECGVKNLEVRIKGPGPGRESSVRALNACGFRITSIQDITPVPHNGCRAPKRRRV
- a CDS encoding 50S ribosomal protein L15 produces the protein MRLNSIKPAAGSKKVRHRVGRGIGSGWGKTAGRGHKGQKSRAGGFHKVGFEGGQMPLHRRLPKRGFTSLQRRYIETIRLTVIQGLDAQEIDLLTLKSAGIVSVLAQGARIVNTGTIDRAVKVRGLGVSAGARAAIEAAGGSVEPVGAA
- a CDS encoding 30S ribosomal protein S14, producing the protein MAKLSLMNREAKRAALVKKYAAKRAALKAAFCDQTLSMEDRLQAQQQLQAIPRNASPTRLRNRCNLTGRPRGNFRKFGLGRSKLREAAMRGDIPGLIKASW
- a CDS encoding 50S ribosomal protein L18 gives rise to the protein MISKKQSRIRRARATRARIALQRASRLTVHRTNLHIYAAVISPEGDKVLVSASTLEPEVRNELSGAKGHGGNVAAARLIGARIARKAAAAGIEQVAFDRSGFRYHGRVKALADAAREAGLKI
- a CDS encoding 30S ribosomal protein S8, whose protein sequence is MSMSDPISDMLTRIRNAQRVEKNEVTMPSSKLKVAIAEVLRDEGYIDGFRVVGEPGNAHLELRIGLKYYAGRPVIELLERVSRPGLRIYRGRDDLPQVMNGLGVAIVSTPRGVMTDRKARNQGVGGEVLCYVA
- a CDS encoding 30S ribosomal protein S5, coding for MARIQAKNLGEARDDGMREKMIAVNRVTKVVKGGRILAFAALTVVGDGDGRVGMGKGKAREVPVAVQKAMERARRGMNRVPLRKGTLHHTVEARHGASRVMLAPAPEGTGVIAGGPLRAIFDVMGVHNVVAKAHGSTNPYNMVRATLKALDKLRTPAEIAAKRGKTVEEILG
- a CDS encoding 50S ribosomal protein L30 yields the protein MTEKADGKTVKVTLVRSVAGTKTDHRATVRGLGLGRLNSSRVLEDTPAVRGMINKVSYLVKVG
- a CDS encoding 50S ribosomal protein L5; translation: MTRLQDQYRETVVPELMKQFGYKTVMQAPRITKITLNMGVGEAVNDKKNIDAAVADMTRIAGQKPVVTKTRKAIANFKVREGLPIGCMVTLRGERMYEFLDRLITVAFPRMRDFRGVSGRAFDGRGNYSIGLKEQIIFPEIEYDKIDKLRGMNICITTTAKTDEEAKALLAGFRFPFRN
- a CDS encoding 50S ribosomal protein L6 → MSRVARIPVSLEKGVEIQIGESEITVKGPQGTLRQAANGLVQVKVDGGEIHFAAADESREAKAMSGTMRALVAAMVHGVSKGFERRLTLVGVGYRAQAQGDKLNLSLGFSHPVEHHMPAGIKVETPTQTEIVIKGADKQRVGQVAAEIRAYRPPEPYKGKGVRYANETVVLKETKKK
- a CDS encoding translation initiation factor IF-1 encodes the protein MARDDVIQMQGEILENLPNATFRVKLENNHVVLGHISGKMRMHYIRILPGDKVTVELTPYDLSRARIVFRAK
- a CDS encoding preprotein translocase subunit SecY, producing the protein MNRPGNAAVSGGKYADLQRRLVFLLLALVVYRIGTHIPVPLIDPDQFRRAFQSQQGGILGLMNMFSGGALARFSIFSIGIMPYISASIILQMLAYVMPSLEALRKEGESGRRKITQYTRYATVGLAAVQSYMAIVAIGSVPHLVIVPGFLFRFLGTVSLVTGSMFLMWLGEQITERGLGNGISIIIFSGIVAGLPGAIGRLFELVSSGALGYLSFFAIAALIVVVTGFVVYVERGQRRILVNYAKRQVGNRVYGGQSSYLPLKLNMSGVIPPIFASSIVLFPATIAGWFSAGHGMRWIRDLAATLQHGQPLYLILYASLIVFFCFFYTALVFNTKEQADNLKKSGAFVPGIRPGDQTARFIDKILLRLTLAGAIYITLVCLVPEFLYLRWSVPFYFGGTSLLIVVVVTMDFMAQVQAYLMTHQYDSLLKKANFRGAPGLMR
- a CDS encoding 30S ribosomal protein S4, producing MARYTGAKLKLSRREGTDLFLKSARRALDTKCKADSKPGQHGRTSGARLSDYGTQLREKQKVKRTYGVLERQFRRYFAEAERRKGNTGENLIALLESRLDNVVYRMGFGSTRAEARQLVSHCAVEVNGKVTNISSMLLRAGDQITIRERSRKQTRIQDALGLAAQSGFPSWVEVDAQKMTGKFKAVPDRGDVAQDINESLVVELYSR